One region of Catenuloplanes indicus genomic DNA includes:
- the nuoN gene encoding NADH-quinone oxidoreductase subunit NuoN — protein sequence MDELKAPSIDYAAVAPILILFGAACLGVVTEAFVPRRARHAVQLSLALLATVAGLAMVITQASTRVTTAAGAVAIDGPAVFLQGAILALALVSLLLMGERKLEAGGAFVPQAAITVGSDADVRQAARTPGLTEVYPISLFAIAGMLLFVAANDLLTMFIALEVFSLPLYLLCALARRRRLLSQEAALKYFLLGSYASAFFLFGVALIYGFAGAVDLGSVRAAAAESDRDPLLLYAGLAMLSIGLLFKTAAVPFHVWTPDVYQGAPTPVTAFMAACTKVAAFGALLRVLYVGFNGLSWDFTPILGVVAVLTMIIGAVLAVTQTDIKRLLAYSSIANAGYLLVGVLASGEAGLASTMFYLVAYGFTVIGAFAVVMLVRDADGEAGHLSRWAGLGRRSPLIAGLFTFILLAFAGIPMTSGFISKFAVFGAAIEGGQTWLVIAGVISSIVLAFPYLRVVVMMWLSDPSEATPTVSVPGVFTTAALTIGVAMTLLLGVAPSLLLDLTSGAAEFVQ from the coding sequence ATGGACGAACTCAAGGCACCCTCCATCGACTACGCGGCCGTCGCGCCGATCCTCATCCTGTTCGGCGCGGCCTGCCTCGGCGTGGTCACCGAGGCGTTCGTGCCCCGGCGGGCCCGGCACGCGGTGCAGCTGAGCCTGGCGCTGCTGGCCACGGTCGCCGGCCTCGCCATGGTGATCACCCAGGCGTCCACCCGGGTCACCACGGCCGCCGGTGCGGTTGCCATCGACGGCCCAGCGGTATTCCTCCAGGGCGCGATCCTGGCGCTCGCGCTGGTGTCGCTGCTGCTGATGGGCGAGCGGAAGCTGGAGGCCGGTGGCGCGTTCGTGCCGCAGGCCGCGATCACGGTCGGCTCCGACGCGGACGTCCGGCAGGCGGCCCGCACGCCCGGCCTGACCGAGGTCTACCCGATCTCGCTCTTCGCGATCGCCGGCATGCTGCTCTTCGTCGCCGCGAACGACCTGCTCACCATGTTCATCGCGCTCGAGGTCTTCTCGCTGCCGCTCTACCTGCTCTGCGCGCTCGCCCGTCGCCGGCGGCTGCTCAGCCAGGAGGCCGCGCTGAAGTACTTCCTGCTCGGGTCGTACGCGTCCGCGTTCTTCCTGTTCGGCGTGGCGCTCATCTATGGCTTCGCCGGCGCGGTCGACCTCGGCAGCGTCCGTGCCGCGGCCGCCGAGTCCGACCGCGACCCGCTGCTGCTCTATGCGGGCCTGGCGATGCTCTCCATCGGCCTGCTGTTCAAGACCGCGGCGGTGCCGTTCCACGTCTGGACGCCGGACGTCTACCAGGGCGCGCCGACACCGGTCACCGCGTTCATGGCCGCGTGCACCAAGGTTGCCGCGTTCGGCGCGCTGCTGCGCGTGCTCTACGTCGGCTTCAACGGCCTGAGCTGGGACTTCACGCCGATCCTGGGCGTCGTCGCGGTGCTCACCATGATCATTGGTGCGGTGCTGGCCGTGACCCAGACCGACATCAAGCGGCTGCTGGCCTACTCGTCCATCGCGAACGCCGGATATCTGCTGGTCGGCGTGCTGGCCAGCGGTGAGGCCGGGCTCGCCAGCACCATGTTCTACCTGGTCGCGTACGGGTTCACGGTGATCGGCGCGTTCGCCGTGGTGATGCTGGTCCGGGACGCGGACGGCGAGGCCGGTCACCTGTCCCGCTGGGCCGGGCTCGGCCGCCGGTCGCCGCTGATCGCCGGGCTGTTCACGTTCATCCTGCTGGCGTTCGCCGGAATCCCGATGACCAGCGGGTTCATCAGCAAGTTCGCGGTCTTCGGAGCCGCGATCGAGGGTGGGCAGACCTGGCTGGTGATCGCCGGCGTGATCAGCAGCATCGTGCTCGCGTTCCCGTACCTGCGGGTCGTGGTCATGATGTGGCTCTCCGACCCGAGCGAGGCCACGCCGACCGTCTCCGTCCCCGGCGTGTTCACCACGGCCGCGCTGACCATCGGCGTGGCGATGACGCTGCTCCTCGGCGTGGCCCCGTCCCTGCTCCTGGACCTGACCAGCGGCGCCGCCGAGTTCGTCCAGTAG
- a CDS encoding NADH-quinone oxidoreductase subunit M, producing MSSFPYLSVLTVAPLVGALVVAFLPRSRPELAKWLTLAWSLGILALTVALWLAFDAGGERLQLRESYPWIPGWGVNFTFAVDGIALVMLMLIAVLVPIVILAAWHEADASGRSVPVYFALLLALESTMIGVFAAADVFLFYVFFEVMLVPMYFLIGSYGGAKRQYAAVKFFLYSLVGGLFMLAAVIGLWVAGGKTFDWAALTQIDMSAGTERWLFLGFFLAFAIKAPFFPFHTWLPDAGGVAPAGAGALLVGILDKVGTFGILRYCLPLFPDASRYFAPLALVLGVIGIIYAALLAVGQNDLKRLVSYTSIAHFGFIGVGIFAFTTQAGTGAVLYMVNHGLATGLLFLVVGMLVARRGSALISDFGGAGKYVPLLAGVLFFAGLASLAMPGTAPFVSEFLVLIGTFTVNKPIAIIATLGIVLAAAYVLWMVQRTVQGTPNPALAEVEGMRRDITLREKVVVAPLIAMIIVFGFYPKPITDVINPAVQATMQDVGATDPAPTAITEAAK from the coding sequence GTGAGCTCCTTTCCCTACCTGTCGGTGCTGACCGTGGCGCCGCTGGTCGGCGCGCTGGTCGTGGCGTTCCTGCCACGCAGCCGGCCCGAACTGGCCAAGTGGCTCACGCTCGCCTGGTCGCTCGGCATCCTGGCGCTGACCGTGGCGCTCTGGCTGGCGTTCGACGCCGGTGGCGAGCGGCTCCAGCTGCGCGAGTCGTACCCGTGGATCCCCGGCTGGGGCGTGAACTTCACGTTCGCGGTGGACGGCATCGCGCTCGTCATGCTGATGCTGATCGCGGTGCTGGTGCCGATCGTCATCCTGGCGGCCTGGCACGAGGCGGACGCCAGCGGACGGTCGGTGCCGGTCTACTTCGCGCTGCTGCTGGCGCTGGAGTCGACGATGATCGGCGTCTTCGCGGCCGCCGACGTCTTCCTCTTCTACGTCTTCTTCGAGGTCATGCTGGTGCCGATGTACTTCCTCATCGGCTCCTACGGCGGCGCCAAGCGGCAGTACGCGGCGGTCAAGTTCTTCCTTTACTCGCTGGTCGGCGGCTTGTTCATGCTCGCCGCCGTGATCGGGCTGTGGGTGGCCGGCGGCAAGACGTTCGACTGGGCGGCACTGACCCAGATCGACATGTCGGCCGGGACCGAGCGCTGGCTGTTCCTCGGCTTCTTCCTCGCGTTCGCGATCAAGGCGCCGTTCTTCCCGTTCCACACCTGGCTGCCGGACGCCGGTGGCGTGGCACCGGCCGGTGCGGGCGCGCTGCTGGTCGGGATACTCGACAAGGTCGGCACGTTCGGCATCCTGCGTTACTGCCTGCCGCTCTTCCCGGACGCGTCCCGCTACTTCGCGCCGCTCGCACTGGTGCTCGGCGTGATCGGCATCATCTACGCGGCGCTGCTCGCGGTCGGGCAGAACGACCTCAAGCGGCTGGTGTCGTACACGTCGATCGCGCACTTCGGCTTCATCGGCGTCGGCATCTTCGCGTTCACCACTCAGGCCGGCACCGGCGCGGTGCTCTACATGGTCAACCACGGCCTCGCCACCGGCCTGCTGTTCCTGGTCGTCGGCATGCTCGTGGCCCGGCGCGGCTCCGCGCTGATCAGCGACTTCGGCGGCGCCGGGAAGTACGTGCCGCTGCTGGCCGGCGTGCTGTTCTTCGCCGGTCTGGCGTCGCTGGCCATGCCCGGCACCGCGCCGTTCGTCTCCGAGTTCCTGGTGCTGATCGGCACGTTCACGGTGAACAAGCCGATCGCGATCATCGCGACGCTCGGCATCGTGCTCGCGGCCGCGTACGTGCTCTGGATGGTCCAGCGCACCGTGCAGGGCACCCCGAACCCGGCGCTGGCCGAGGTCGAGGGCATGCGGCGGGACATCACGCTGCGCGAGAAGGTCGTGGTCGCGCCGCTGATCGCGATGATCATCGTGTTCGGCTTCTACCCGAAGCCGATCACCGACGTCATCAACCCGGCCGTGCAGGCCACCATGCAGGACGTCGGCGCGACGGACCCCGCACCCACGGCGATCACCGAGGCGGCGAAGTGA
- the nuoL gene encoding NADH-quinone oxidoreductase subunit L, whose protein sequence is MWLLVAIPLASAALLLLLGRRADRWGHWLGVLAPAASFVLGLTLFAQLSGLENKSVELSLWQFIDVFAFQVDFGLLYDPLSAVFVLLITGVGSLIHLYAVEYMRHDEGRRRFFGYFNLFVAAMLLLVLGNNYVMLYVGWEGVGLASYLLISFWYTRPAAATAGKKAFLMNRVGDAGFAIAIFLMFATLGTTQYDEVFSNVGALSAGLVLAIGLLLLLGATGKSGQFPLQAWLPDAMEGPTPVSALIHAATMVTAGVYLIARSNPVFSANTTLQTTVVAIGALTLVIGCIIGCAKDDIKRVLAWSTVSQIGYMFLGVGLGGGAYALAIVHLLAHGFFKAGLFLGAGSVMHGMNDQTDIRRFGGLAKHMRITWATFGLGWLAIIGMFPFSGFFSKEPIIAAAFEREDWTAWLFGGAALLGAGLTAFYMTRLFVLTFHGPKRWTDDVHPHESPALMTVPLILLAVGSVASGFLLSTSVPDWLTPTLGTHEGEHHAVLSHTVITILSLGVTVLGAGLAWMLFRNGTAEREEPAGVLVTAARRNLYADTFNEWVFERPGLYLTRALVFLDNRGVDGVVNGLAAAVGGGSSRLRRMQTGFVRSYAMSILTGALVVTAAFVALQLGWLV, encoded by the coding sequence ATGTGGCTACTGGTGGCGATCCCGCTGGCCAGCGCCGCGCTGCTCCTGCTGCTCGGCCGCCGCGCCGACCGCTGGGGTCACTGGCTCGGCGTGCTGGCCCCGGCGGCGTCGTTCGTCCTCGGGCTGACCCTCTTCGCCCAGCTCAGCGGGCTGGAGAACAAATCCGTCGAGCTGTCGCTGTGGCAGTTCATCGACGTCTTCGCGTTCCAGGTCGACTTCGGCCTGCTGTACGACCCGCTCTCCGCGGTGTTCGTGCTGCTGATCACCGGCGTCGGCTCGCTGATCCACCTGTACGCGGTGGAGTACATGCGTCACGACGAGGGGCGTCGCCGGTTCTTCGGCTACTTCAACCTCTTCGTCGCGGCCATGCTGCTGCTGGTGCTCGGCAACAACTACGTGATGCTCTACGTCGGCTGGGAGGGCGTCGGTCTCGCGTCGTACCTGCTGATCTCGTTCTGGTACACCAGGCCGGCCGCCGCGACCGCGGGCAAGAAGGCATTCCTGATGAACCGGGTCGGCGACGCCGGCTTCGCGATCGCCATCTTCCTGATGTTCGCCACGCTCGGCACCACGCAGTACGACGAGGTCTTCAGCAACGTCGGCGCGTTGAGCGCCGGCCTGGTGCTGGCCATCGGCCTCCTGCTGCTGCTCGGCGCGACCGGCAAGTCCGGCCAGTTCCCGCTGCAGGCGTGGTTGCCGGACGCGATGGAGGGCCCGACCCCGGTCTCCGCGCTCATCCACGCGGCCACCATGGTCACCGCGGGCGTCTACCTGATCGCCCGCTCCAACCCGGTCTTCTCCGCGAACACCACGCTGCAGACCACGGTGGTCGCGATCGGCGCGCTGACGTTGGTGATCGGCTGCATCATCGGCTGCGCCAAGGACGACATCAAGCGCGTGCTGGCCTGGTCGACGGTCTCGCAGATCGGCTACATGTTCCTTGGCGTCGGGCTCGGCGGCGGGGCGTACGCGCTGGCCATCGTGCATCTGCTGGCGCACGGCTTCTTCAAGGCGGGCCTGTTCCTCGGCGCCGGCTCGGTGATGCACGGGATGAACGACCAGACCGACATCCGGCGGTTCGGCGGGCTGGCCAAGCACATGCGGATCACCTGGGCCACGTTCGGCCTGGGCTGGCTCGCGATCATCGGCATGTTCCCGTTCTCCGGCTTCTTCTCCAAGGAGCCGATCATCGCGGCCGCGTTCGAACGGGAGGACTGGACCGCCTGGCTCTTCGGCGGCGCCGCGCTGCTCGGTGCCGGGCTGACCGCGTTCTACATGACGCGGCTGTTCGTGCTGACCTTCCACGGCCCGAAGCGCTGGACGGATGACGTGCACCCGCACGAGTCGCCCGCGCTGATGACGGTCCCGCTGATCCTGCTGGCGGTCGGCTCGGTCGCGTCCGGTTTCCTGCTCTCCACGAGCGTGCCGGACTGGCTCACCCCGACGCTCGGCACGCACGAGGGCGAGCACCACGCGGTCCTGTCGCACACGGTCATCACGATCCTGTCGCTCGGCGTCACCGTGCTCGGCGCCGGCCTCGCCTGGATGCTGTTCCGTAACGGCACGGCCGAGCGGGAGGAGCCCGCGGGCGTGCTCGTCACCGCGGCCCGCCGGAACCTCTACGCGGACACGTTCAACGAGTGGGTGTTCGAGCGTCCCGGCCTGTACCTGACCCGTGCGCTGGTGTTCCTCGACAACCGAGGCGTCGACGGCGTGGTCAACGGGCTCGCGGCCGCGGTCGGCGGCGGATCCAGCCGGTTGCGGCGGATGCAGACCGGCTTCGTCCGCTCCTATGCCATGTCGATCCTCACCGGCGCGCTGGTGGTCACGGCGGCGTTCGTCGCGCTGCAGTTGGGGTGGTTGGTGTGA